A window of the Streptomyces formicae genome harbors these coding sequences:
- a CDS encoding NHLP family bacteriocin export ABC transporter peptidase/permease/ATPase subunit → MEAVECGAATLAMVLGHHGRHVPLEELRIACGVSRDGSRASNILKAARSYGLQAKGMQMEPAALAGVQGPAILFWEFNHYVVYDGMGRRFGRRGVHINDPDKGRRFVSMEDFDTSFTGVVLVFEPGDGFRTGGRRPGFLRSVPARLRGTTGTMLAALLASLLLVAVGAALPALSRTYIDMFLVGRQTSLLGVLFASMAAMVALTAVLTGLQQANLLRGRVISSTLSSARFLRHLLRLPVTFFAQRSPADLVQRLQSNDAVAETLARDLTAFGVDGIVVVLYAFLLWTYDPQLTVIGVLIALLNVVAMRVVIRLRATRTQKLRAESARLTNTSYTGIQLIETMKATGGENGYFRRWAGQHATTLEEQQRLGVPSAALAVVAPTLATLNSALILWIGGMRAVEGHISIGLLVAFQALVTRFTAPITRLNGMASRIQDFAADVARLKDVENFPADSLYTRREPPASTRRLMGHVTLEDITFGYSPLDKPLLTGFSLSVGPGQQVALVGGSGSGKSTVSRLIAGLYSPWEGTVRIDGRRLDEIPRGALAASVSFVDQEVFLFEGTVRDNVALWDPSIPDEAVVDALKDAALHEVVSRRPGGIHGRVEQDGRNFSGGQRQRLEIARALVRRPSVLVLDEVTSALDAQTEQVIIDNLRRRGCACVVIAHRLSTVRDSDEIVVLDHGSVVERGRHEELVARGGSYAELVKEH, encoded by the coding sequence ATGGAGGCCGTCGAGTGCGGCGCCGCCACCCTCGCGATGGTCCTCGGCCACCACGGCCGCCATGTCCCGCTCGAAGAGCTCCGCATCGCCTGCGGCGTCTCCCGCGACGGCTCCCGGGCCAGCAACATCCTCAAGGCGGCCCGCAGCTACGGCCTCCAGGCCAAGGGCATGCAGATGGAGCCCGCCGCGCTCGCCGGGGTGCAGGGGCCCGCGATCCTCTTCTGGGAGTTCAACCACTACGTCGTCTACGACGGCATGGGGCGCCGCTTCGGCCGCCGCGGCGTGCACATCAACGACCCGGACAAGGGCCGCCGCTTCGTGTCGATGGAGGACTTCGACACCAGCTTCACGGGTGTCGTCCTGGTCTTCGAGCCCGGCGACGGCTTCCGCACGGGCGGCCGCAGGCCCGGGTTCCTGCGCTCCGTGCCCGCCCGGCTGCGCGGCACCACCGGCACGATGCTCGCCGCGCTCCTCGCCAGCCTGCTGCTCGTCGCGGTCGGCGCGGCGCTGCCCGCGCTGAGCCGTACGTACATCGACATGTTCCTGGTGGGCCGTCAGACTTCGCTGCTGGGCGTGCTGTTCGCGTCGATGGCCGCCATGGTCGCGCTCACCGCCGTGCTGACGGGGCTGCAACAGGCGAACCTGCTGCGCGGGCGCGTCATCTCGTCCACCCTGAGCAGCGCCCGCTTCCTGCGGCATCTGCTGCGGCTGCCCGTCACGTTCTTCGCCCAGCGCAGCCCGGCCGACCTGGTCCAGCGGCTCCAGTCCAACGACGCCGTCGCCGAGACCCTCGCCCGCGACCTCACCGCCTTCGGCGTGGACGGGATCGTGGTCGTCCTCTACGCGTTCCTGCTGTGGACGTACGATCCGCAGCTCACCGTGATCGGTGTGCTGATCGCGCTGCTCAACGTGGTCGCGATGCGGGTGGTGATACGGCTGCGGGCGACCCGCACGCAGAAGCTGCGCGCCGAAAGCGCCCGGCTGACGAACACGTCGTACACCGGCATCCAGCTCATCGAGACGATGAAGGCCACCGGCGGCGAGAACGGCTACTTCCGCCGCTGGGCCGGGCAGCACGCGACCACGCTGGAGGAGCAGCAGCGGCTCGGTGTGCCGAGCGCGGCGCTCGCCGTCGTCGCCCCGACCCTCGCGACGCTCAACAGCGCGCTGATCCTGTGGATCGGCGGGATGCGGGCCGTGGAGGGCCACATCTCGATCGGTCTGCTCGTCGCCTTCCAGGCGCTGGTGACCCGCTTCACCGCCCCCATCACCCGGCTCAACGGAATGGCGTCCCGGATCCAGGACTTCGCCGCCGACGTGGCCCGGCTGAAGGACGTCGAGAACTTCCCCGCGGACTCGCTCTACACCCGCCGCGAGCCGCCCGCGAGCACCCGCAGGCTGATGGGCCACGTGACGCTGGAGGACATCACCTTCGGCTACAGCCCCCTCGACAAACCGCTGCTCACCGGCTTCTCGCTGTCGGTCGGACCCGGGCAGCAGGTCGCGCTCGTCGGCGGCTCGGGCAGCGGCAAGTCGACCGTCTCGCGGCTGATCGCGGGGCTCTACAGCCCGTGGGAGGGGACGGTCCGCATCGACGGCCGGCGGCTCGACGAGATCCCGCGCGGCGCGCTCGCGGCCTCGGTCTCCTTCGTCGACCAGGAGGTCTTCCTCTTCGAGGGGACGGTGCGGGACAACGTGGCGCTGTGGGACCCCTCGATCCCGGACGAGGCCGTCGTGGACGCGCTGAAGGACGCGGCGCTCCACGAGGTCGTCTCGCGGCGGCCCGGCGGCATCCACGGCCGTGTGGAGCAGGACGGCCGCAACTTCTCCGGCGGGCAGCGCCAGCGCCTGGAGATCGCCCGGGCGCTGGTGCGCCGCCCCAGTGTGCTCGTGCTCGACGAGGTGACGAGCGCGCTCGACGCGCAGACCGAGCAGGTCATCATCGACAACCTGCGGCGGCGCGGCTGCGCGTGCGTGGTGATCGCCCACCGGCTGTCGACGGTCCGCGACAGCGACGAGATCGTCGTCCTCGACCACGGATCGGTGGTGGAGCGCGGGCGCCACGAGGAGCTGGTCGCGCGCGGGGGCTCGTACGCCGAACTGGTCAAGGAGCACTGA
- a CDS encoding HlyD family efflux transporter periplasmic adaptor subunit, translated as MQFRQKALSKLQSPEEIDLPVRFARPQGWLVLAVTVVAMAAASFWSVHGSVSSTVSVPGILTHAQGSYVLQSPVAGQVTEVLAEEGEQLPAGAPLLKVRTAAEGSERQGEAADGAQQGESGGEEKGEQTSGTVVRTIAAGRVTALVATIGAVVTTGANVAVMERVDDAGAPLMAMLYLPAGNGTALPEGARVDLTVQSVPAQQYGVLRGTVKDVGRTSQSAQQIAGFLGDGQLAEQFSQQGRPVPVLVELDRSSRTKSGYRWSSQDGPPFAIGSMTLATGSVHLADQRPIDWLLP; from the coding sequence GTGCAGTTCCGCCAGAAGGCCCTTTCCAAGCTGCAATCGCCCGAAGAAATAGATTTGCCGGTGCGTTTCGCCCGGCCGCAAGGCTGGCTCGTGCTGGCCGTCACCGTGGTCGCCATGGCGGCCGCGTCATTCTGGTCCGTCCACGGATCCGTTTCGTCCACGGTCAGCGTTCCCGGTATTCTCACCCACGCGCAGGGCAGTTATGTCCTGCAGAGCCCGGTCGCCGGCCAGGTGACCGAAGTGCTCGCCGAAGAGGGCGAACAGCTGCCCGCCGGAGCGCCCCTCCTGAAGGTCCGCACCGCGGCGGAGGGCAGTGAACGGCAGGGCGAAGCCGCGGACGGCGCGCAGCAGGGCGAATCCGGCGGCGAGGAGAAGGGCGAGCAGACGTCCGGCACCGTCGTGCGGACCATCGCCGCGGGCCGGGTGACCGCCCTCGTCGCCACCATCGGCGCCGTCGTCACCACCGGCGCCAACGTCGCGGTCATGGAGCGCGTGGACGACGCCGGGGCACCGCTGATGGCGATGCTCTACCTCCCGGCCGGCAACGGCACGGCCCTGCCCGAGGGCGCCCGCGTCGACCTCACCGTGCAGTCCGTACCGGCCCAGCAGTACGGAGTGCTGCGGGGCACGGTGAAGGACGTCGGCCGGACCTCGCAGTCGGCGCAGCAGATCGCCGGCTTCCTCGGCGACGGCCAGCTGGCCGAGCAGTTCTCGCAGCAGGGCCGGCCCGTGCCCGTCCTCGTCGAGCTGGACCGCTCCTCCCGTACGAAGTCGGGCTACCGCTGGTCCTCGCAGGACGGCCCGCCGTTCGCGATCGGCTCCATGACCCTGGCCACCGGCTCCGTCCACCTGGCCGACCAGCGTCCGATCGACTGGCTGCTGCCGTGA
- a CDS encoding type A2 lantipeptide produces MNFTPQVETAEISDADLDNVSGGLHSATVNGVVGNATSTLDSIAPVSALAGTVVGTVEGATGLNTSAVTGLVAGL; encoded by the coding sequence ATGAACTTCACCCCCCAGGTCGAGACCGCTGAGATCTCCGACGCCGACCTCGACAACGTCTCCGGCGGTCTGCACAGCGCCACCGTGAACGGTGTCGTCGGCAACGCGACCTCCACCCTCGACTCCATCGCCCCGGTCTCCGCCCTGGCGGGCACGGTCGTCGGCACCGTTGAGGGCGCCACCGGCCTCAACACCAGCGCCGTCACGGGCCTGGTCGCCGGTCTCTGA
- a CDS encoding alpha/beta hydrolase family protein, producing the protein MQLHLFDDPLFQMHAERALALIGRGAAEYGECAATAAHIADGDRDAWHRAWTATAARVAAEAEASAAHGHRVSAADGFWRATTYYRVSYQPLFGAPVDPRLTESFKRERACFARHAALAERPVELVEIPFEGTSLPGCLCLPDGDRTLARPTVVAVDGYDANLHEMYGAHALPAVRRGYACLLVDGPGQGRALIEQGLHLRPDWESVLRPVMDYATARPEIDASRIAVTGWSLGGYLAPRGVSGDGRVAALVADPGQFDLVDAMRLPPELAGGLSDADPEELDAVLAPLTEDPIMRWRLVQRGLWVHGLDSLGEYLLAMDRFRLSGVAGRITCPTLVVANDEDPLAAQAQLLHDAVGGPKTLVRFGGDDGAGGHCEAWNRSLLDQRVFDWLDTILPGDTV; encoded by the coding sequence ATGCAGCTGCACCTGTTCGACGACCCGCTGTTCCAGATGCACGCCGAGCGGGCGCTGGCGCTGATCGGCCGCGGTGCCGCCGAGTACGGCGAATGCGCGGCGACCGCGGCCCACATCGCGGACGGCGACCGCGACGCCTGGCACCGCGCCTGGACGGCCACCGCCGCCCGGGTGGCCGCGGAGGCCGAGGCCAGCGCCGCACACGGTCACCGGGTCAGCGCCGCGGACGGGTTCTGGCGCGCGACGACGTACTACCGCGTCTCCTACCAGCCGCTGTTCGGCGCACCGGTGGACCCGCGGCTCACCGAGTCCTTCAAACGGGAGCGCGCGTGCTTCGCCCGTCACGCCGCCCTCGCGGAGCGGCCCGTGGAGCTGGTGGAGATCCCCTTCGAGGGCACGAGCCTGCCCGGCTGCCTGTGCCTGCCGGACGGCGACCGCACCCTCGCCCGGCCCACCGTGGTCGCCGTCGACGGCTACGACGCCAACCTCCACGAGATGTACGGGGCGCACGCCCTGCCCGCGGTCCGCCGCGGCTACGCCTGTCTGCTCGTCGACGGCCCCGGCCAGGGCCGCGCGCTGATCGAGCAGGGGCTGCACCTGCGCCCCGACTGGGAGAGCGTGCTGCGCCCGGTCATGGACTACGCCACCGCCCGGCCGGAGATCGACGCCTCACGCATCGCCGTGACGGGCTGGAGCCTCGGTGGCTATCTCGCCCCGCGCGGAGTCTCCGGCGACGGCCGGGTGGCGGCGCTGGTCGCCGACCCCGGCCAGTTCGACCTCGTCGACGCGATGCGCCTCCCGCCGGAGCTCGCGGGCGGGCTGTCGGACGCCGACCCCGAGGAACTCGACGCCGTCCTCGCCCCGCTCACCGAAGACCCCATCATGCGCTGGCGCCTGGTCCAGCGCGGCCTGTGGGTGCACGGGCTGGACTCGCTGGGCGAGTACCTCCTCGCCATGGACCGCTTCCGGCTGTCCGGCGTCGCCGGGCGCATCACCTGCCCCACGCTCGTCGTCGCGAACGACGAGGACCCGCTGGCCGCGCAGGCGCAGCTGCTCCACGACGCGGTGGGCGGCCCGAAGACGCTCGTGCGCTTCGGCGGCGACGACGGGGCCGGGGGCCACTGCGAGGCATGGAACCGCTCGCTCCTCGACCAGCGAGTCTTCGACTGGCTCGACACCATCCTTCCGGGAGACACCGTATGA
- a CDS encoding nuclear transport factor 2 family protein, translating to MTALPHPPAAELERVWDRHTDSEFVTQDVDATMATMTDDPVVLHVPTAMGARGGRAVRDFYGRWFIGHNPQDFTIAPVTRTTGPDRIVDEMLVSFTHDVPVPWVLPGVAPTGRPVAVAVIAVVSFDGPLIASEHIYWDQASVLGQTGLIDAAAMARLPVVTDQRATLAGGPLNRLAEG from the coding sequence ATGACCGCATTGCCCCACCCGCCGGCCGCCGAGCTCGAACGCGTCTGGGACCGCCACACCGACAGCGAGTTCGTCACGCAGGACGTCGACGCGACGATGGCCACGATGACGGACGACCCCGTCGTGCTCCATGTGCCCACCGCCATGGGCGCCCGCGGCGGCCGCGCCGTGCGCGACTTCTACGGACGCTGGTTCATCGGGCACAACCCGCAGGACTTCACCATCGCGCCGGTCACCCGCACGACCGGGCCCGACCGCATCGTCGACGAGATGCTCGTCTCCTTCACCCATGACGTCCCGGTGCCCTGGGTCCTTCCCGGTGTCGCCCCGACCGGGCGGCCGGTCGCCGTCGCCGTGATCGCCGTCGTGTCCTTCGACGGCCCGCTCATCGCGAGCGAACACATCTACTGGGACCAGGCGTCGGTGCTCGGGCAGACGGGGCTCATCGACGCCGCGGCCATGGCCCGGCTGCCCGTGGTCACGGACCAGCGCGCCACCCTCGCCGGCGGTCCGCTCAACCGGCTGGCGGAGGGCTGA